From the Leptospira biflexa serovar Patoc strain 'Patoc 1 (Paris)' genome, one window contains:
- the ilvA gene encoding threonine ammonia-lyase IlvA: MKLDIDSAYKILEPIVKKTPLEYHSRLSDLYGAKVFIKREDLQVVRSYKIRGAYHMIQSLPMETRSHGVVCASAGNHAQGVAYSCNLLKLYGKIYMPEVTPKQKINQVRMFGGEFIEIRLVGDTFDECQKEAIDYANTNKMSFIPPFDHNKIMEGQGTVAKEILFELDRIDYLFLPIGGGGLCAGVGTYFKIHSPQTKIIGAEPMGAPSMKEAFHSGKPIVLEKIDKFVDGAAVKKVGEFTFPICQSVLHDLCLVPEGKVCTTILNLYNLDAIVSEPAGALSIAALDDYKESIRGKTVVCILSGGNNDIDRMQEIKERSLLYEGLKQYFIVRFAQKPGALKQFVNEILGPNDDIVRFEFIQKNNKESGPALIGIELKSKDDFQNLLIRMQEYRLNFTLINQDENLFEYLI; the protein is encoded by the coding sequence ATGAAATTAGATATCGATTCTGCTTATAAAATCTTAGAACCTATTGTGAAAAAAACTCCCTTAGAGTATCATTCTAGGTTATCCGACCTTTATGGTGCCAAGGTATTCATCAAACGTGAAGACCTCCAAGTGGTTCGATCTTACAAAATCCGCGGTGCGTATCATATGATCCAAAGTTTACCCATGGAAACAAGATCACATGGTGTTGTTTGTGCGAGTGCCGGAAACCATGCGCAAGGCGTCGCTTATTCCTGTAATCTTTTGAAACTATATGGTAAAATTTATATGCCAGAAGTGACACCAAAACAAAAAATCAACCAGGTACGTATGTTTGGTGGTGAATTCATCGAAATTAGATTAGTCGGTGATACATTTGATGAATGCCAAAAAGAAGCAATAGACTATGCGAATACAAACAAAATGTCATTTATCCCTCCCTTTGATCATAATAAGATTATGGAGGGTCAGGGGACGGTTGCAAAGGAAATTCTTTTCGAATTGGATCGTATCGACTACCTATTTTTGCCGATTGGAGGTGGTGGACTTTGTGCCGGAGTGGGAACCTATTTTAAAATTCATTCCCCACAAACAAAAATCATTGGAGCTGAGCCGATGGGGGCTCCTTCCATGAAAGAAGCTTTCCACTCAGGCAAGCCAATTGTCTTGGAGAAAATTGATAAATTTGTCGATGGAGCTGCTGTAAAAAAAGTGGGTGAGTTTACGTTTCCAATTTGCCAATCAGTTTTGCATGACCTTTGCCTCGTGCCAGAAGGAAAGGTTTGTACCACCATATTAAATTTATATAATCTTGATGCGATCGTAAGTGAGCCAGCGGGAGCATTGAGTATCGCTGCCTTAGACGATTATAAAGAATCCATACGTGGCAAAACGGTTGTTTGTATTCTCAGTGGAGGGAATAACGATATTGATCGTATGCAAGAGATCAAGGAGAGATCGTTACTCTATGAAGGTCTTAAACAATACTTCATTGTTCGGTTTGCTCAGAAGCCAGGAGCCCTCAAACAATTTGTAAATGAAATATTAGGACCCAATGATGACATCGTGAGATTCGAATTCATTCAAAAAAATAATAAAGAATCTGGGCCAGCGCTCATTGGAATTGAACTCAAATCAAAAGATGATTTCCAAAATTTACTCATCCGTATGCAAGAATATCGATTGAATTTTACGTTGATCAACCAAGATGAAAATTTATTTGAATATCTCATTTGA
- the ispH gene encoding 4-hydroxy-3-methylbut-2-enyl diphosphate reductase, translating to MLETIYLANPRGFCAGVKYAISYVEQAFQENPDTPLYVRKEIVHNQRVVEEMKKKGIRFISELSEVPDGATVVFSAHGVSPEVVKEATERKMKIGDATCPLVTRVHKKARNIRDTHQIIYIGHRGHDEAIGTMGEAEMFLVESPEDVENLKGKISTEKALTYLMQTTLSVEDTKNIVKKIEEVFPFVEHPQKDDICYATTERQDAVQKMLGSVDAMLVIGAENSSNSVRLCQLAKKTRPASFQISKKDDVNPKHIIESGIKILGITAGASSPQVLVDEIVEEILKHFPNAKVSLFPESREDTMSFKLPKELLKQY from the coding sequence GTGCTAGAAACGATTTATTTAGCAAACCCACGCGGTTTTTGTGCAGGTGTCAAATATGCAATTTCGTATGTGGAACAAGCCTTCCAAGAAAATCCAGACACGCCACTTTATGTACGAAAAGAAATTGTCCATAACCAAAGAGTTGTGGAAGAAATGAAAAAAAAGGGAATTCGCTTCATAAGCGAACTCTCTGAAGTTCCCGATGGTGCCACAGTCGTTTTTTCTGCACACGGGGTTTCACCCGAAGTCGTCAAGGAAGCAACCGAACGAAAGATGAAAATCGGTGATGCCACCTGCCCCCTTGTGACTCGAGTCCATAAAAAGGCACGTAACATTCGTGATACGCATCAAATCATTTACATTGGTCATAGAGGCCATGATGAAGCGATTGGTACCATGGGGGAAGCAGAGATGTTTCTCGTAGAATCACCAGAAGATGTTGAGAATCTGAAAGGGAAAATCTCAACTGAAAAAGCACTCACCTATTTGATGCAGACCACTCTCTCTGTTGAAGATACAAAAAACATTGTCAAAAAAATTGAGGAAGTTTTCCCTTTTGTCGAGCACCCCCAAAAAGATGACATCTGTTATGCGACAACAGAACGCCAAGATGCTGTTCAGAAAATGTTAGGATCCGTTGATGCCATGCTCGTCATTGGTGCGGAAAATTCTTCCAACTCCGTAAGACTCTGTCAACTAGCGAAAAAAACAAGACCCGCTAGTTTTCAAATTTCAAAAAAGGATGATGTAAACCCCAAACATATCATCGAATCGGGGATTAAAATTTTGGGGATCACGGCAGGGGCATCTAGCCCACAAGTTCTCGTGGACGAAATTGTGGAAGAGATCCTAAAACATTTTCCAAATGCAAAAGTATCCCTATTTCCGGAAAGCAGGGAAGATACCATGAGTTTCAAACTTCCCAAAGAACTACTAAAACAATATTAA
- a CDS encoding RsmE family RNA methyltransferase, which translates to MNWIIVREEELNTEKIVSLRDKRHQHIKSILKKNPGDSLQVVIPNLGNFFFRIIEIHESYSTLEREKSLQTELEPLPIHCFFSLPRPQTAKKILHLAGAYGIQSLSFFATETKNKEYWTSPVYTKEWIDWIETGMSQTGNNRTPKIIFGQNQNWKPYLESWQGEVIVLDRMGDLDSKTMAQSIGSEKQSLFVFGPESGWKPDDLDFFSKRKYLLHTLGRINLRTEFAFSSLLYLLFKN; encoded by the coding sequence TTGAATTGGATCATTGTTCGTGAAGAGGAATTGAACACAGAGAAGATTGTATCCCTACGAGACAAACGCCACCAACATATTAAATCCATTTTAAAAAAGAATCCTGGTGATTCTCTGCAAGTGGTGATTCCTAATTTAGGAAATTTTTTTTTCCGCATCATCGAAATCCATGAATCCTATTCCACGCTGGAGAGAGAAAAATCATTACAAACAGAATTAGAACCCCTTCCTATCCATTGTTTTTTTTCCCTTCCTAGACCTCAAACGGCCAAAAAAATCCTACACCTAGCAGGTGCCTACGGGATCCAGAGTTTATCCTTTTTTGCCACGGAAACAAAAAATAAGGAATATTGGACTTCGCCTGTTTATACAAAGGAATGGATTGATTGGATAGAGACTGGTATGAGCCAAACAGGGAACAACCGAACTCCAAAAATTATTTTTGGACAAAATCAAAATTGGAAACCGTATTTAGAATCGTGGCAAGGAGAGGTAATTGTTTTGGATCGTATGGGTGATCTGGATTCGAAAACGATGGCTCAATCGATTGGTAGCGAAAAACAATCCCTATTTGTCTTTGGACCTGAATCCGGTTGGAAACCAGATGATTTGGATTTTTTTTCAAAGAGAAAATATTTACTCCATACACTTGGCAGGATCAACCTGCGAACTGAATTTGCTTTCTCTTCGCTTTTATATCTACTTTTTAAAAACTAA
- a CDS encoding flagellin, translating into MIINHNVSAIFAHRTLKSNDANLSKDIEKLSSGMRINKAGDDASGLAVSEKMRTQIAGLRRAEQNTEDGMSLIQTAEGYLQETHEIVQRVRVLAVQAANGIYSEEDRQQIQVEVSQLVDEIDRIASQAEFNKMKLLTGAFARLNPTASMWFHIGANMHQRERVYIETMNTAALGLRNPTVLTFISLSTAGKANSVIGLCDDALRVISKQRADLGAYYNRMEHAAKGLMNAYENTQASESRIRDTDMAEQMTSFTRYQILTQAATSMLAQANMKSQSVMRLLQ; encoded by the coding sequence ATGATTATCAACCACAACGTAAGTGCGATCTTTGCACACAGAACTTTGAAGTCTAACGACGCGAACCTGAGCAAAGATATCGAAAAGTTGTCTTCTGGTATGCGTATTAACAAAGCCGGAGATGACGCATCTGGACTTGCAGTGTCTGAGAAAATGAGAACTCAGATTGCTGGTCTTCGACGTGCAGAACAGAATACTGAAGATGGTATGTCCCTCATTCAAACGGCGGAAGGATATCTTCAAGAAACACACGAAATCGTTCAACGTGTTCGTGTACTCGCGGTGCAAGCTGCGAACGGTATCTACTCGGAAGAAGATAGACAACAGATCCAAGTCGAGGTTTCACAGCTAGTGGACGAGATCGATCGTATTGCTTCTCAAGCAGAATTCAATAAAATGAAACTGCTTACAGGAGCGTTTGCTCGACTCAACCCAACTGCTAGTATGTGGTTCCATATTGGAGCTAACATGCACCAAAGAGAGCGCGTGTACATTGAAACAATGAACACTGCGGCATTGGGATTAAGAAACCCTACGGTTCTTACTTTCATCTCTCTTTCGACTGCAGGAAAAGCAAACTCCGTGATCGGACTTTGTGATGATGCCCTAAGAGTGATCTCTAAACAAAGAGCTGACCTTGGTGCTTATTACAACCGTATGGAGCATGCTGCGAAAGGACTTATGAATGCTTATGAAAACACACAAGCTTCTGAGTCTCGTATCCGTGATACTGACATGGCTGAACAAATGACCAGCTTCACGAGATACCAAATCTTAACTCAGGCTGCTACATCAATGCTTGCGCAAGCAAACATGAAGTCTCAGTCAGTGATGAGATTGCTCCAGTAA
- a CDS encoding response regulator, giving the protein MVEPIEPTNPTVSKTEHLRRPKEPILIIEDKRENQVLLEGICKRIGATYEVAENGKIALEMAKMKSFSLYLVDLMMPIMDGKTFITEQRKIEPRAVFIVQTAIDQTEEIIEIMKMGVYDYLIKPLHVEIVADRLEKTLEYVYLKRMEAVLIDEESKELKSQLEWLNYKESHRKTNEVNAELNSILNLKTTLMQGSGIGAMTTIIDSIETIKKAENGNYLIPKEYWDIISENQEHNKSLLKGLDLAVETIQSNLKLNKISSDNLLSILPEIVKEFQLEMEEKEIKVNLPVVKQTVNLELDLNSLKTILHEIFTNGLKYSKTKSNFDIFVTFVDGYFCLSAKNNIIEDDYAKHLLHSEKKLVEPFYRIHPPVESFYKKEKFSLGLGLTMVDFLLHKHNGMFFIRNAIDHTTEIKASCVIAEIFLPIQN; this is encoded by the coding sequence ATGGTGGAACCAATCGAACCAACAAATCCGACTGTTTCAAAAACAGAACACTTACGTAGACCGAAGGAACCGATTTTAATCATCGAAGATAAACGAGAAAATCAAGTTCTTTTAGAAGGAATCTGTAAGCGAATTGGAGCAACTTACGAAGTTGCTGAAAATGGAAAAATCGCTCTAGAAATGGCTAAAATGAAGTCGTTTAGCCTCTATTTGGTGGATCTGATGATGCCTATCATGGATGGCAAAACTTTCATCACTGAACAAAGGAAAATCGAACCACGCGCTGTATTTATCGTCCAGACAGCCATTGATCAAACAGAAGAAATCATCGAAATCATGAAAATGGGAGTTTATGATTATTTAATCAAACCCCTCCACGTAGAAATTGTAGCAGACCGTCTGGAAAAAACATTAGAATACGTCTATTTAAAAAGAATGGAAGCAGTTCTCATCGACGAAGAATCGAAAGAATTAAAAAGCCAACTTGAATGGCTCAATTATAAAGAATCCCATCGTAAAACAAATGAAGTCAACGCAGAACTGAATTCCATTCTAAACTTAAAAACAACCTTGATGCAAGGGTCTGGCATAGGAGCAATGACTACTATCATTGACTCTATTGAGACAATCAAAAAAGCTGAAAACGGAAATTATCTCATTCCAAAAGAGTATTGGGATATTATTTCAGAGAATCAAGAACACAACAAATCATTGTTAAAAGGTCTGGATTTGGCTGTTGAAACTATACAATCGAATCTAAAGCTAAATAAAATCTCAAGTGATAACTTACTTTCAATTTTACCTGAAATCGTAAAAGAATTTCAATTGGAGATGGAGGAAAAGGAAATCAAAGTGAACCTACCGGTTGTCAAACAAACGGTTAACTTAGAACTAGATTTGAATTCATTGAAAACCATCCTACATGAAATTTTTACAAATGGATTAAAGTATTCAAAAACCAAATCCAATTTTGATATTTTTGTCACATTTGTGGATGGGTATTTTTGTTTATCTGCGAAAAACAATATCATTGAAGATGATTATGCGAAACACCTTCTCCATTCTGAAAAAAAATTAGTGGAACCATTCTATCGAATACACCCACCTGTTGAAAGTTTTTATAAGAAAGAAAAATTTAGCCTTGGACTAGGATTAACAATGGTTGATTTTTTATTACACAAACATAACGGAATGTTTTTTATCAGAAATGCAATCGATCATACCACAGAAATCAAAGCATCGTGCGTGATCGCTGAAATTTTTCTCCCAATCCAAAATTAA
- the metX gene encoding homoserine O-acetyltransferase MetX translates to MPTSEPNDFFHGSVGIVQTQVATFDSLTLEGGETITPLEIAYETYGTLNQKKDNAILVCHALSGDAHAAGFHEGDKRPGWWDYYIGPGKAFDTNRYFIISSNVIGGCKGSSGPLSTNGNTGKPFQSTFPFVSIGDMVNAQEKLIRHFGIHKLFAVAGGSMGGMQALQWSVAYPDRLKNCIVMASSSEHSAQQIAFNEVGRQAILSDPNWNQGLYTQEKRPSKGLALARMMGHITYLSDEMMREKFGRKPPKGNIQSTDFAVGSYLIYQGESFVDRFDANSYIYVTKALDHFSLGTGKELTKVLSKVRCRFLVIAYTSDWLYPPYQSEEIVKSLEVNAVPVSFIELNNPAGHDSFLLPSEEQDSILRDFLSATDEGGFF, encoded by the coding sequence ATGCCTACTTCAGAACCAAACGATTTTTTTCATGGATCCGTAGGCATCGTACAGACTCAGGTAGCCACGTTTGACTCATTAACACTTGAGGGGGGTGAGACCATCACTCCTCTTGAGATTGCTTATGAAACCTATGGCACTCTCAATCAAAAAAAAGACAATGCTATCTTAGTATGTCATGCTTTATCGGGGGATGCACATGCCGCCGGTTTCCATGAAGGTGACAAACGACCTGGTTGGTGGGACTATTACATCGGTCCAGGGAAAGCCTTTGATACCAATCGATACTTTATCATTTCCTCAAACGTAATTGGGGGTTGTAAAGGTTCCAGTGGCCCTTTGAGTACAAACGGGAATACGGGCAAACCATTCCAATCTACGTTTCCTTTTGTTTCCATTGGAGATATGGTCAATGCACAGGAAAAACTAATTCGTCATTTCGGGATCCATAAACTATTTGCCGTTGCTGGCGGTTCGATGGGTGGTATGCAAGCCTTACAATGGTCAGTTGCTTATCCTGATCGTCTGAAAAATTGTATTGTTATGGCCTCTTCCTCCGAACACTCAGCACAACAAATCGCATTCAATGAAGTGGGTAGACAGGCAATTTTGTCTGATCCAAATTGGAACCAAGGATTATATACTCAAGAAAAACGACCATCTAAAGGATTGGCACTGGCTCGGATGATGGGTCACATAACATACCTTAGTGACGAAATGATGCGAGAAAAATTTGGTCGTAAACCTCCTAAAGGAAATATACAATCTACAGATTTTGCCGTTGGAAGTTATTTGATTTACCAAGGAGAATCTTTCGTAGACCGATTTGATGCCAATTCTTATATTTATGTAACCAAAGCTTTGGATCATTTTAGTTTGGGAACTGGTAAGGAACTTACGAAAGTATTATCCAAAGTTAGGTGCCGATTTCTCGTGATTGCTTATACATCTGATTGGTTGTATCCACCCTACCAATCTGAAGAAATTGTAAAATCTTTGGAAGTGAATGCGGTTCCAGTGAGTTTCATTGAATTGAATAACCCAGCAGGTCACGATAGTTTCCTTTTACCAAGCGAAGAGCAAGACTCAATTTTACGCGATTTTTTAAGTGCAACCGATGAGGGAGGTTTCTTTTGA
- the fcpB gene encoding flagellar-coiling protein FcpB, which yields MKIKLILPILLLSIGVFAQTGSSETGSTSAGIDPSQSGKSMADTEKELDDNISEVNKRLRLHTVLFKMKVRTLPHKTVLYKGKPSADGERCEAADKQEAQDNTCLHLEVFDFVGSEDGKSSKNLGAKFKKMELFFEGSNNADPDPRKEQPRNLTKIRTYIYQNNFLLEDKVISVIADVAPNGEPAHNDKIELFYQHDDYPVWGTPETPSEKGVGKYILSNVENTKSNPIRNNFKKQFYFKNLDYFDKLFTKIFDYNDRDSNKHYKKNVEALKGSLKY from the coding sequence ATGAAAATAAAATTAATTCTCCCCATTTTACTACTTAGCATTGGGGTTTTCGCTCAAACTGGTAGCTCGGAAACTGGCTCTACTTCTGCTGGAATCGATCCTTCTCAATCAGGGAAATCGATGGCAGATACAGAAAAAGAACTCGATGACAATATCTCTGAAGTGAACAAACGCCTTCGCTTACATACTGTACTTTTTAAAATGAAAGTAAGAACCCTTCCGCACAAAACTGTCCTTTACAAAGGAAAACCAAGTGCCGATGGGGAGCGTTGTGAAGCTGCAGACAAACAAGAAGCACAAGACAATACTTGTTTGCACCTGGAAGTGTTTGATTTCGTAGGAAGTGAAGATGGAAAGTCTTCTAAAAACTTAGGTGCAAAATTCAAAAAGATGGAACTCTTTTTTGAAGGATCGAATAACGCAGATCCAGACCCAAGAAAAGAACAACCACGTAACTTAACAAAAATTAGAACTTACATTTACCAAAACAATTTTCTATTAGAAGACAAAGTGATTTCTGTTATTGCTGACGTGGCTCCGAATGGAGAACCAGCACATAATGATAAAATTGAACTCTTTTACCAACATGATGATTACCCAGTATGGGGAACTCCAGAAACACCTTCTGAAAAAGGAGTTGGAAAGTACATTTTATCAAATGTTGAAAATACAAAATCGAATCCAATTCGAAACAATTTCAAAAAACAATTCTATTTCAAAAACTTAGATTATTTTGATAAATTGTTCACAAAAATCTTTGATTATAATGACCGTGATTCCAACAAACATTATAAAAAGAACGTAGAAGCATTGAAAGGTTCTTTGAAATACTAA
- the metW gene encoding methionine biosynthesis protein MetW, with translation MNIHTNETLGLDLKNRPDISYIANLIKPGERVLDLGCGYGELMLILKNKGVRVQGIEKDDKCIIQCVKKSLYVHHGDIDDGLKHHLDHSFDFVILNQTIQQTLNPGNIIKECLRIGKQVIIVFPNFSHWQIRTSILLSGKTPVTDLMPFHWYDTPNLHYLSGKDFEDFCEFERIKVLHRAFFNRTRQIKLFPNLFATLALFVIRA, from the coding sequence TTGAACATCCATACAAATGAAACACTCGGTTTGGACTTAAAAAATAGACCAGACATTTCGTATATTGCCAATTTAATCAAACCAGGCGAAAGAGTTTTAGATTTGGGTTGCGGTTACGGCGAACTGATGTTAATTTTAAAAAACAAAGGAGTCCGTGTCCAAGGAATTGAAAAGGATGATAAATGTATCATCCAGTGTGTAAAAAAAAGTTTATATGTACACCATGGTGATATCGATGATGGACTGAAACACCATTTGGACCATAGTTTTGATTTTGTTATTTTAAACCAAACCATACAACAAACTTTAAACCCAGGAAATATCATTAAAGAATGTTTGCGAATCGGAAAACAAGTCATCATTGTTTTTCCTAATTTTTCCCATTGGCAAATACGTACTTCAATTTTACTGAGCGGGAAAACACCGGTGACTGACCTCATGCCATTCCATTGGTATGATACACCTAACCTACATTACCTTTCAGGAAAGGACTTCGAAGATTTTTGTGAGTTTGAACGGATTAAAGTTTTGCACAGAGCTTTTTTTAATCGGACAAGGCAAATCAAACTTTTTCCCAATTTATTTGCGACACTTGCTTTGTTTGTGATTCGAGCGTAA
- a CDS encoding O-acetylhomoserine aminocarboxypropyltransferase/cysteine synthase family protein, with amino-acid sequence MPRQYKPETIALHGGQEPDPTTTSRAVPLYQTTSYVFKDTDHAARLFGLQEFGNIYTRLMNPTTDVLEKRVAALEGGVAALATASGQSAEMLALLNIVEAGQEIVASSSLYGGTYNLLHYTFPKLGIKVHFVDPSNPENFKKASNDKTRAFYAETLGNPKLDTLDIAAVSKVAKEVGVPLVIDNTMPSPFLVNPLKHGADIVVHSLTKFLGGHGTSIGGIIIDGGSFNWGNGKFKNFTEPDPSYHGLKFWDVFGKFEPFGGVNIAFILKARVQGLRDLGPAISPFNAWQILQGVETLPLRMERHSHNALKVAEFLQKHPKVEWVNYPGLPTDKNYATAKKYHERGLFGAIVGFEIKGGVEKAKKFIDGLELFSLLANIGDAKSLAIHPASTTHQQLTSEEQISAGVTPGFVRLSVGLENLDDILVDLEEALKNI; translated from the coding sequence ATGCCACGCCAATACAAACCAGAAACCATCGCACTTCACGGAGGCCAAGAGCCTGATCCAACCACTACGTCAAGAGCGGTCCCACTTTACCAAACGACATCGTATGTTTTCAAAGATACAGACCATGCGGCCAGGTTATTTGGGCTCCAAGAGTTTGGAAATATTTATACCAGACTCATGAATCCAACAACGGATGTTTTGGAAAAACGTGTGGCAGCTTTAGAAGGTGGGGTGGCAGCACTTGCGACCGCTTCTGGCCAAAGTGCTGAAATGCTTGCCCTGTTGAATATTGTAGAAGCAGGTCAAGAAATTGTCGCCTCTTCTTCGTTATATGGTGGAACTTATAATTTACTCCATTATACATTTCCAAAATTAGGAATCAAGGTTCATTTTGTAGACCCATCCAACCCAGAAAATTTCAAAAAAGCATCGAATGATAAAACACGTGCCTTTTATGCTGAGACATTAGGAAACCCAAAATTAGATACACTTGACATAGCAGCCGTTAGTAAGGTCGCAAAAGAAGTTGGTGTACCACTTGTGATCGACAACACAATGCCTTCTCCTTTTTTAGTGAATCCTCTCAAACATGGAGCAGATATTGTTGTTCACTCATTAACGAAATTTTTAGGAGGCCATGGAACATCGATTGGAGGCATCATCATCGATGGTGGTAGTTTCAATTGGGGGAATGGCAAATTTAAAAATTTTACGGAACCAGATCCTTCCTACCATGGACTTAAATTTTGGGATGTGTTTGGGAAATTTGAACCGTTTGGTGGAGTGAACATTGCGTTCATTCTAAAGGCTAGAGTGCAAGGATTACGAGATTTAGGACCAGCGATTTCTCCATTTAACGCATGGCAAATTCTACAAGGTGTGGAAACACTCCCCCTTAGAATGGAACGCCACTCCCACAATGCATTGAAAGTAGCAGAATTCCTACAAAAACATCCTAAGGTCGAATGGGTGAATTACCCTGGTCTACCGACTGACAAAAACTACGCTACTGCGAAAAAATACCATGAACGTGGACTATTCGGTGCGATCGTAGGTTTCGAAATCAAAGGTGGTGTTGAGAAGGCAAAAAAATTCATCGATGGTTTGGAACTATTTAGTCTCCTTGCTAACATCGGTGATGCGAAATCACTTGCCATCCACCCGGCATCAACCACCCACCAACAATTAACAAGTGAGGAACAAATCTCGGCTGGTGTCACTCCTGGGTTTGTGAGACTCAGTGTCGGTTTAGAAAATCTAGACGACATTCTAGTAGACTTGGAAGAGGCATTAAAAAATATCTGA
- a CDS encoding sensor histidine kinase has product MSLFQASLEGNDSGIAILVIDVSQKKYEILLKNSIFTSLETEFEFSFFLKNKIERNDFQTEIIYKTDGKILETSFGHFAFHGDSEGKQYSKFFIRDITIKQKQEEEIAWRLRFELGVASSIQILIQKPSIRESLPQALYQLLYFTEMDSIFFLKNISSGDKDLFEIWVNERKSTDYPLLSDKFKSLDWKSQGLNRWIHKLKNGKVIYLKKEKALPKELWYFEESKAETILFIPVKFENHFLGIMGFQKYTPNFVIHHENLLIYQTVSRWMGLFVQRDLDLTELNRYKSTLESLILERTLDLSRTKEELERAYKAKTEFLAHVSHELRTPLNSIIGFSKLIQLPENDITGKEYLQYIYSGGTRLLKMINEILSLMKIESGQLNLQISEFKPEEIARQSLELIQPQADAKGMEIRFFPPIQSKNIRSDAGKIQQILLNLLSNAIKYGDHSYVEFHCEWIEGRVTFSVRDFGPGITEEDQSRIFHSFTRLNDDGKIEGSGLGLSISQGLAEKLGGNIELTSLWGEGSTFILKIPENIK; this is encoded by the coding sequence ATGTCATTATTTCAGGCCTCGCTTGAGGGAAATGACTCGGGAATCGCCATCTTAGTCATTGACGTTTCTCAAAAAAAGTATGAAATCCTTCTCAAAAACTCCATATTTACCTCATTAGAAACTGAATTTGAATTTTCTTTTTTTCTAAAAAATAAAATTGAACGGAATGATTTTCAAACGGAAATCATTTATAAAACAGATGGTAAAATCTTAGAAACATCTTTTGGTCACTTTGCTTTTCATGGAGATTCAGAAGGAAAACAATATTCCAAATTTTTTATCCGCGATATCACGATCAAACAAAAACAAGAAGAAGAAATCGCCTGGAGACTTCGTTTTGAATTAGGTGTTGCTTCTTCCATTCAAATCCTCATACAAAAACCATCCATTCGGGAAAGTTTGCCACAGGCTCTGTATCAATTATTGTATTTTACAGAAATGGATTCCATTTTTTTCTTAAAAAACATTTCAAGTGGAGATAAAGACCTATTCGAAATTTGGGTGAACGAAAGGAAATCAACTGATTACCCACTGTTATCTGACAAATTCAAATCATTGGATTGGAAATCACAAGGTTTGAATCGTTGGATCCATAAGTTAAAAAATGGAAAAGTCATATACCTAAAAAAAGAGAAAGCCTTACCAAAAGAATTATGGTACTTTGAAGAATCAAAAGCAGAAACGATTCTTTTTATTCCAGTCAAGTTTGAAAATCATTTTTTAGGCATTATGGGTTTTCAAAAGTATACTCCCAATTTTGTCATCCATCATGAAAATTTACTGATTTACCAAACAGTCAGTCGATGGATGGGATTATTTGTACAAAGAGATTTAGACTTAACTGAACTCAATCGATATAAATCTACCTTAGAATCACTGATCTTAGAACGAACGTTAGACCTTAGCCGCACCAAAGAAGAATTAGAACGTGCTTATAAAGCCAAAACAGAATTTTTGGCCCATGTCAGCCACGAACTTCGCACTCCACTCAACTCCATCATTGGATTTTCGAAACTCATCCAATTGCCTGAAAACGATATCACAGGAAAAGAATACTTACAATACATCTATTCTGGTGGAACAAGACTTCTCAAAATGATCAATGAAATTCTGAGTTTAATGAAAATTGAATCAGGCCAACTCAACCTTCAAATTTCCGAATTCAAACCAGAAGAAATCGCTCGGCAATCTTTAGAATTAATCCAACCTCAAGCTGATGCAAAAGGGATGGAAATCCGGTTCTTTCCTCCCATCCAGTCTAAAAACATTCGATCCGATGCTGGGAAAATCCAACAAATCCTACTCAATTTACTTTCTAATGCGATTAAATACGGAGACCATTCTTATGTCGAATTCCATTGCGAGTGGATAGAGGGTAGAGTTACCTTTTCTGTGCGAGATTTTGGACCAGGCATCACAGAAGAAGACCAAAGTCGAATCTTTCATAGTTTCACAAGATTAAACGATGATGGAAAGATTGAAGGATCGGGTCTTGGTTTGTCAATTTCACAGGGATTGGCTGAAAAACTTGGTGGAAATATCGAACTCACATCGTTATGGGGGGAAGGTTCCACATTTATACTCAAGATCCCTGAAAATATTAAATAA